In Montipora capricornis isolate CH-2021 chromosome 4, ASM3666992v2, whole genome shotgun sequence, a single genomic region encodes these proteins:
- the LOC138045707 gene encoding uncharacterized protein yields MEFLRTLFVLLFLLNSSKSEEEQVTIDVVEKPPDEKCQRKSKDGDLLAMHYTGRLEKDGSVFDSSHNRGQTFDFTLGKGMVIQGWEQGLKDMCVGEKRRLRVPAHLGYGDQGAGEVIPPGANLLFEVELMDIKDGGVEEGETGQGQPAPNVFKMIDKDNNNELSIGEVKQYLKEQQGFPNDDEANHETILSEIFEHEDKDKDGVISFEEFSGPKHEEL; encoded by the exons ATGGAGTTTCTCCGTACGCTTTTTGTGCTTTTGTTCCTCTTAAACAGCAGCAAAAGTGAGGAGGAGCAAGTAACGATAGATGTTGTGGAAAAGCCACCAGACGAAAAGTGCCAACGAAAGTCTAAAGATGGCGACCTTCTGGCTATGCATTATACGGGTCGTCTGGAAAAAGATGGCTCGGTTTTCGACTCGAGCCACAACCGTGGACAAACGTTTGATTTTACCCTCGGGAAAGGCATGGTAATTCAAGGCTGGGAACAAGGACTTAAAGACATGTGCGTTGGGGAGAAAAGAAGACTAAGAGTTCCAGCTCATTTGG GTTATGGTGATCAAGGGGCTGGCGAGGTTATTCCACCGGGGGCTAATCTTTTGTTTGAGGTTGAACTTATGGACATAAAAGATGGAGGTGTTGAAGAAGGGGAAACTGGTCAAGGACAGCCAGCACCAAATGTGTTTAAAATGATTGATAAGGACAACAATAATGAACTTAGCATCGGGGAGGTAAAACAGTATCTGAAAGAGCAGCAAGGATTCCCTAATGATGACGAAGCTAACCATGAAACCATTTTATCTGAGATATTCGAGCATGAAGATAAAGATAAGGATGGAGTAATTTCATTTGAGGAATTTAGTGGGCCAAAACATGAAGAGCTATAG
- the LOC138046256 gene encoding uncharacterized protein: MGSPLGPLLANVFMCSIEGSLKSQGNLPEFYRRYVDDTLVRMPDLAAATQFLDTLNYAHSAVSCTMEVEKNRMLPFIGVQLLNRAPCVETKVYSKLTNTGLLLHYHSHVDSRYKHGLLVTMLDRVHWLSSSWVHFSEECERLRDVFRKLRYPNHLIDSVINRFITSRVAVDQPKQHTDDDIRIVIPYKDQDAAASVNQQLRDRSSKVQNTIQPVFTSRKLKQDLNLRALVA, from the coding sequence ATGGGGTCTCCCCTTGGACCCCTTTTGGCTAATGTATTCATGTGCTCTATTGAAGGGTCCCTAAAAAGTCAAGGAAATCTCCCAGAATTTTACCGCCGCTACGTAGACGACACTCTCGTCAGGATGCCGGATCTGGCAGCAGCTACACAATTCTTGGATACCCTGAACTACGCCCATAGCGCCGTAAGCTGCACTATGGAGGTAGAGAAAAATAGGATGCTCCCTTTCATTGGGGTGCAGCTTTTAAATCGCGCACcatgtgttgaaacaaaggtttacAGTAAGCTGACAAACACAGGGCTACTCCTGCACTATCATAGCCATGTGGACAGCCGCTACAAGCATGGCTTGCTCGTCACCATGCTTGATCGTGTGCACTGGCTATCATCATCTTGGGTGCATTTTTCGGAAGAGTGTGAACGTCTGAGAGACGTTTTCCGTAAGCTGAGGTATCCGAATCACCTTATTGACTCCGTCATCAACAGGTTTATCACCTCGAGAGTCGCAGTGGACCAGCCTAAACAGCATACCGATGACGACATCCGGATAGTTATCCCCTACAAAGATCAGGATGCTGCCGCGTCTGTCAATCAACAACTTAGAGATCGTAGTAGCAAGGTGCAAAACACCATTCAACCCGTGTTTACTAGCCGCAAGCTTAAACAGGATTTAAACCTCCGCGCACTGgtggcttag